Proteins found in one Paenibacillus borealis genomic segment:
- a CDS encoding DUF1641 domain-containing protein, with protein sequence MSETITQIPSEQEIPAASLPKEDILNQLLKPEVQESLILLVEQLPQITQLVSALTKSVDFVQSVASDEVLKSDTVGAIKEMAGPVVGSVKNLAATVIEAKDRADASSETVSLFGMMKMIKDPQVQNVLRFMNAYLQVSGERQSGK encoded by the coding sequence ATGTCAGAAACAATTACTCAAATCCCTTCTGAACAAGAAATACCCGCAGCATCCCTTCCCAAAGAGGATATTCTGAATCAGCTTCTGAAGCCTGAAGTTCAGGAATCCCTAATTCTTCTGGTGGAGCAGCTCCCGCAGATTACACAGCTGGTCAGTGCATTGACCAAATCAGTTGATTTCGTACAGTCGGTTGCATCGGATGAAGTACTCAAAAGTGATACGGTAGGCGCAATCAAAGAGATGGCGGGTCCTGTGGTAGGCTCTGTCAAGAATCTGGCGGCTACGGTTATTGAAGCGAAAGACCGCGCGGATGCAAGCAGTGAAACGGTCAGCCTGTTTGGCATGATGAAAATGATCAAGGACCCTCAGGTACAGAACGTACTCCGTTTCATGAATGCATACCTGCAGGTCAGCGGTGAACGGCAATCCGGTAAATAA
- a CDS encoding NAD(P)/FAD-dependent oxidoreductase has protein sequence MSKHIVILGAGYGGLLSALTVRKYMSKAEARVTVVNQYPTHQIITELHRLAAGSASEQAVAMPLAKLFAGKDIDLKIAKVNSFSVENKQVILSDGVMLTYDALVVGLGSTTAYFGIPGLEEYSMVLKSAADALRIHGHIEDRIREYAKSRNAADATILIGGGGLTGVELVGEIADVLPKLTKKYGVNPAEIQLLLVEAGPKILPVLPDHLIERATTSLEKRGVQFLTGLPVTNVAGNTIDLKDGRQIVANTFVWTGGVQGNPLIGESGLEVNRGRATVNEFLQSTSHQNVFVAGDSAVVFAPDGRPYPPTAQIAWQMGELIGYNLYAYLNDKASETFSPVNSGTLASLGRRDGVAIVGGNSTPLKGLPATLMKEASNIRYLTHIHGLFSLAY, from the coding sequence ATGTCAAAACATATAGTCATTCTAGGTGCAGGTTACGGCGGTCTGCTGAGTGCTCTGACCGTGCGCAAATATATGAGCAAAGCTGAAGCCAGAGTTACAGTGGTTAATCAGTATCCCACACATCAGATCATTACAGAACTCCACCGTCTTGCAGCCGGCAGCGCTTCTGAACAGGCAGTTGCCATGCCGCTGGCGAAGCTGTTTGCCGGTAAGGATATCGATCTGAAAATTGCCAAGGTTAATTCGTTCTCGGTGGAGAACAAGCAGGTCATTCTCTCGGACGGGGTAATGCTGACCTATGATGCCCTTGTAGTCGGTCTGGGCAGCACAACGGCTTATTTCGGCATTCCGGGACTTGAAGAATATAGCATGGTGCTGAAATCGGCGGCAGATGCCCTGCGGATTCACGGACATATTGAAGACCGGATCCGTGAATATGCCAAAAGCCGCAACGCGGCTGATGCAACCATCCTGATCGGCGGGGGCGGCTTGACAGGTGTTGAGCTGGTTGGTGAAATTGCCGATGTGCTGCCTAAGCTGACTAAGAAATATGGAGTGAATCCTGCAGAAATTCAGCTGCTGCTCGTAGAAGCCGGACCGAAGATTCTTCCGGTCCTGCCGGATCATCTGATTGAGCGCGCTACAACCAGCCTCGAGAAACGGGGGGTTCAGTTCCTGACGGGTCTTCCCGTTACGAACGTGGCCGGTAATACCATTGACCTGAAGGACGGCCGCCAGATTGTGGCGAATACCTTCGTCTGGACCGGCGGCGTGCAGGGTAACCCGCTGATCGGTGAGTCCGGGCTTGAAGTGAACCGCGGCCGCGCAACCGTGAATGAATTCCTGCAATCCACTTCACACCAGAATGTGTTTGTAGCCGGTGACAGTGCGGTTGTCTTCGCGCCGGACGGCCGTCCGTATCCGCCAACGGCACAGATCGCCTGGCAGATGGGTGAACTGATTGGATACAATCTGTATGCTTATCTGAACGATAAAGCTTCCGAGACATTCAGCCCGGTGAATTCCGGAACACTTGCCAGTCTGGGACGCAGAGACGGGGTGGCGATTGTCGGCGGCAATTCCACACCGCTGAAAGGTCTGCCGGCAACGCTGATGAAGGAAGCCAGCAATATCCGGTATTTGACTCATATTCACGGGTTATTCAGCCTGGCTTATTAA
- a CDS encoding alpha/beta fold hydrolase: MIRNGFICNWMEVQTDGQGRGLFYKYSAYSAPAVIFISGLGDGCDSWTGVQESIAQHASTLAYDRAGTGNSPGVPGPRSCQDLVDELYRLLSLLGIKAPYILVGHSFGGLVARLFACCYPDRTAGLVLIDAAGEYKELTYERALPPQHVAANRAYLLNPSLNRERIDKMQSYKQISAARASMPGNLPLSVITRGLADEAASDWPAQAILEIEQKNQAEFLELSAASRQVIAGSSGHYVHHDEPGLVIDEIIGMVQAHSNQLLNTALRKRLEQ; this comes from the coding sequence ATGATTCGAAACGGGTTTATCTGCAATTGGATGGAGGTTCAGACGGACGGCCAGGGCCGCGGATTGTTTTATAAATATTCTGCCTACAGTGCGCCGGCCGTTATATTTATATCCGGATTGGGTGACGGGTGCGATTCCTGGACCGGTGTGCAGGAGAGTATTGCGCAGCATGCCTCAACCCTGGCTTATGACAGAGCAGGCACCGGGAACAGCCCGGGAGTACCCGGACCGCGTTCCTGTCAGGATCTGGTGGATGAACTGTACCGGCTGCTTTCGCTGCTGGGTATTAAGGCGCCATATATTCTCGTCGGTCATTCCTTTGGCGGGCTGGTAGCCAGGCTCTTCGCTTGCTGCTATCCTGACCGGACAGCAGGACTTGTGCTGATAGATGCCGCAGGCGAATATAAGGAGCTTACTTATGAGCGGGCGCTGCCCCCACAGCATGTTGCGGCGAACCGGGCTTACCTGCTGAACCCTTCGCTTAATCGTGAGCGGATCGACAAGATGCAGAGCTATAAACAGATTTCTGCTGCCAGAGCTTCCATGCCCGGCAACCTTCCGCTGTCTGTGATCACGAGGGGACTTGCGGATGAAGCGGCATCAGACTGGCCGGCACAAGCGATACTTGAGATTGAGCAGAAGAACCAGGCAGAGTTTCTGGAATTGTCTGCGGCCAGCAGGCAGGTGATCGCCGGAAGCAGCGGTCATTATGTCCATCACGACGAGCCTGGACTCGTCATTGATGAAATTATTGGGATGGTACAAGCTCATTCCAACCAACTTCTGAATACAGCCCTGCGGAAGCGCTTAGAGCAGTGA
- a CDS encoding SGNH/GDSL hydrolase family protein gives MPFQKNDIILFQGDSITDCGRNYADASSLGVGYALMAGARLGLQYPEKNLTFINRGISGNRAVDLQERWDRDCLELKPTWVSIYIGVNDTWRWFDSGQETTAAEFEASYRDLIERAKQSLDAKLVLVEPFVLPVPEDRKGWRKDLDPKIHVVRELAREYGAVLVPLDGLFAAASVKAEPAFWAGDGVHPSPAGHALIAEAWMKAVGAIS, from the coding sequence ATGCCATTTCAAAAGAACGATATCATCCTGTTCCAGGGTGACAGTATTACGGATTGCGGCCGCAATTACGCAGACGCTTCATCGCTTGGTGTAGGTTATGCGCTGATGGCAGGCGCCCGTCTTGGGCTGCAGTATCCGGAGAAGAACCTTACCTTCATCAACCGCGGCATCAGCGGCAACCGCGCTGTGGATTTGCAGGAACGCTGGGACAGGGATTGTCTGGAGCTTAAGCCGACCTGGGTGTCGATCTATATCGGTGTTAATGATACTTGGCGCTGGTTCGATTCCGGGCAGGAGACTACAGCAGCTGAGTTCGAGGCATCCTACCGTGATCTGATTGAACGCGCTAAGCAGAGTTTGGATGCCAAGCTGGTGCTGGTTGAGCCGTTCGTGCTGCCGGTGCCGGAAGACCGTAAGGGCTGGCGTAAGGACCTGGACCCGAAAATTCATGTGGTGCGTGAGCTGGCCCGTGAATATGGCGCTGTGCTGGTCCCTCTGGATGGATTGTTCGCCGCTGCATCGGTTAAGGCCGAACCTGCCTTCTGGGCCGGAGATGGCGTCCATCCTTCACCTGCCGGCCATGCGCTGATCGCAGAAGCCTGGATGAAGGCTGTGGGGGCTATAAGCTAA